The Sinomicrobium kalidii genome contains a region encoding:
- a CDS encoding TonB-dependent receptor: protein MKKTGVLLTILVFLFTSNICAQVTTANMKGLVTDSSNEPLPGANVVAVHTPTGTTYGGATNFDGRFNLLNMRVGGPYTVTVSYIGFQTREYTDVYLELGKTITVDVVLIEDSQQLEEVVITGSRSGVFGSGRTGAETNVGRRELTRLPTITRSAQDFTRMEPSASGGSFGGRNDQYNNFSLDGSIFNNPYGLDAATPGGQTDAQPISLDAIDQIQVATAPYDVTQSGFTGASVNAVTKSGTNEFHGTVYGFYRNQDLTGSKVKGEEIFVPKLTQAQYGASIGGPIVKNKLFFFANFERDQREDLGSAWVANRGTGAINESRVLESDLISVSDDLATLGYETGPYEGYIHETESVKGIFKLDWNINDKNRLAFIYNFLDASKEKPAHPTAISRRGPDATTLQFRNSGYRINNEIQSFLIELNSNFTDNITNKLQVGYTHFNDFRDPFSTPAPVINITKDGSPYIIAGHEPFSINNKLDQKVFQATNNLNYFRGDHTYTAGISFEKFMFKNSFNLTGYGFDIFGSVDINDFNAADYQEAFDNAIATFETKNAAGDGNDGGWNLSEVNVGQLAFYLQDEWNITEDFKLTYGVRVDKPLYFNTSELVQKYIDTDNGQFYDPSTPYFDPDTGEEVFFDSTKMPNDNLLWSPRLGFNWDVNDDNSLQLRGGTGVFTGRLPFVWIGNQVSGVDQFFYQIVDPDFKFPQVWRSSLGMDYRFENGLIVTADLAYTKDINAVHVQNWGLKTPTATLNGVDPRMIYGTADKGEYAAYVLTNSDKGRVFNASLRLQKNFDHGLYTSLAYNYMDSRDVNSIEAEITGDAFTFNPALNNVNDDVLAHSKYGDKHRFVGIASKQWKYGNDKWATTISTFFEYAQGGRFSYTYGGDINNDGSVMNDLIYVPTASEINAMNFTGPGQAEALENYISQDDYLKSRRGQYAERYGAIAPWRGRWDFKFLQDYNIKVSEDKVNTVQFSVDILNLGNFINSDWGLVQTVTNTQPIGVVVDENNTPVYTFNPDQTNTFVYLSDLQSRWQIQFGLRYSF, encoded by the coding sequence ATGAAAAAGACAGGTGTTTTATTAACTATTTTGGTGTTTTTGTTTACAAGTAACATATGTGCCCAGGTAACCACGGCCAATATGAAAGGTCTGGTTACGGATAGCAGCAATGAGCCTTTGCCGGGGGCCAATGTAGTAGCCGTCCATACGCCTACGGGGACTACCTACGGAGGTGCCACGAATTTTGACGGTCGTTTTAACCTGCTCAATATGAGGGTTGGCGGGCCATATACGGTTACTGTTTCGTATATCGGTTTCCAGACCCGGGAATATACGGATGTTTATCTGGAGCTGGGAAAGACCATTACAGTTGATGTTGTATTGATCGAAGACAGCCAGCAACTCGAAGAAGTGGTCATTACCGGAAGCAGGTCGGGAGTTTTTGGCAGCGGAAGGACAGGTGCTGAAACCAATGTGGGAAGACGGGAACTGACCCGCTTGCCGACCATAACCCGGTCTGCCCAGGACTTTACCCGGATGGAACCTTCGGCCAGCGGAGGATCGTTCGGGGGAAGGAACGACCAGTACAATAATTTTTCGCTGGACGGTTCCATATTTAACAATCCTTACGGACTGGATGCGGCCACACCGGGCGGACAGACCGATGCCCAGCCTATTTCGCTGGATGCCATTGACCAGATACAGGTGGCCACCGCACCTTATGATGTTACCCAATCGGGTTTTACGGGAGCTTCTGTCAATGCAGTGACCAAAAGCGGAACCAATGAATTTCACGGCACTGTTTACGGGTTTTACCGAAACCAGGACCTCACCGGGAGTAAAGTAAAAGGCGAAGAGATCTTTGTGCCCAAACTTACCCAGGCACAATACGGAGCGAGTATAGGCGGGCCGATAGTAAAAAACAAATTGTTCTTCTTTGCCAATTTTGAAAGGGACCAGCGGGAAGACCTGGGATCGGCCTGGGTGGCCAACCGGGGTACCGGGGCCATCAATGAGTCGCGCGTACTGGAAAGTGACCTCATATCCGTATCGGATGACCTGGCAACACTGGGATATGAAACGGGTCCCTACGAAGGGTATATACACGAAACCGAATCCGTAAAAGGGATCTTCAAGCTTGACTGGAACATAAACGACAAGAACCGCCTGGCCTTTATTTACAATTTTCTCGACGCTTCCAAGGAAAAGCCCGCACACCCTACGGCCATAAGCAGGAGAGGACCGGATGCCACAACACTGCAGTTCAGGAACTCCGGATACCGGATAAACAATGAGATCCAGTCCTTTCTGATAGAACTGAACTCCAATTTCACCGACAATATCACCAACAAATTACAGGTGGGGTATACCCATTTCAATGATTTCAGGGACCCGTTTTCCACACCGGCACCGGTGATCAATATCACCAAGGACGGTTCGCCCTATATCATTGCGGGGCACGAACCTTTTTCGATAAACAACAAACTGGACCAGAAGGTGTTCCAGGCCACAAATAATCTCAATTATTTTAGAGGGGACCACACCTATACCGCAGGGATTTCTTTTGAAAAATTTATGTTCAAGAATTCCTTTAACCTTACGGGATACGGCTTTGATATTTTTGGCAGTGTGGACATTAACGATTTTAACGCTGCCGATTATCAGGAAGCATTTGATAATGCCATTGCCACCTTTGAAACAAAAAACGCGGCAGGTGACGGTAATGACGGCGGATGGAACCTTTCAGAGGTCAATGTGGGGCAACTGGCCTTTTACCTTCAGGACGAATGGAACATTACGGAAGACTTTAAACTCACTTATGGCGTTCGTGTCGATAAGCCCTTGTACTTTAATACATCAGAGCTCGTACAAAAATATATAGATACCGATAACGGCCAGTTTTACGATCCTTCTACACCCTATTTCGATCCCGATACAGGCGAAGAGGTCTTTTTCGATTCCACAAAAATGCCGAATGACAACCTGTTATGGTCGCCCCGGCTCGGGTTTAACTGGGACGTGAACGACGATAATTCCCTGCAGCTACGGGGAGGAACAGGCGTTTTTACCGGGCGGCTTCCCTTTGTCTGGATCGGAAACCAGGTAAGCGGGGTGGACCAGTTTTTCTATCAGATCGTCGACCCCGATTTCAAATTTCCGCAGGTTTGGAGGAGCAGCCTGGGTATGGATTACAGGTTTGAGAACGGACTGATCGTCACGGCCGATCTTGCCTATACCAAGGACATTAATGCCGTACACGTGCAAAACTGGGGACTGAAAACACCTACGGCCACTCTGAATGGTGTAGACCCAAGGATGATCTACGGAACCGCAGACAAAGGAGAATACGCGGCCTATGTGCTCACAAATTCGGATAAGGGACGGGTTTTTAATGCCTCGCTTCGCCTGCAGAAGAATTTTGACCATGGTCTTTATACCAGCCTGGCGTATAATTATATGGATTCCAGGGACGTAAATTCCATTGAAGCCGAGATCACCGGAGATGCCTTTACCTTTAACCCCGCCCTGAACAACGTCAATGATGATGTACTTGCACATTCCAAGTACGGGGACAAGCATCGCTTTGTGGGCATAGCTTCCAAACAGTGGAAATACGGCAATGACAAATGGGCCACCACGATTTCCACTTTTTTTGAATATGCACAGGGAGGTCGTTTCAGCTATACTTACGGAGGCGATATTAACAATGACGGCTCGGTCATGAACGACCTTATCTATGTACCTACCGCTTCGGAGATCAATGCAATGAATTTTACAGGCCCGGGACAGGCCGAGGCCCTGGAAAATTACATCAGTCAGGACGATTATTTAAAGAGTCGCAGGGGACAATATGCAGAGAGGTACGGAGCCATAGCGCCCTGGAGGGGGCGATGGGATTTTAAATTTTTACAGGATTATAATATTAAAGTATCCGAAGATAAGGTGAATACCGTTCAGTTTAGTGTAGATATCCTGAACCTGGGCAACTTTATAAATTCCGATTGGGGACTGGTACAGACGGTGACCAATACGCAGCCGATCGGGGTTGTGGTAGACGAAAATAATACCCCGGTGTACACTTTTAATCCGGACCAGACCAATACCTTTGTGTATCTCAGTGATCTGCAATCGAGATGGCAGATACAATTTGGTTTGCGTTACAGCTTTTAA
- the rplI gene encoding 50S ribosomal protein L9: protein MELILRKDVDNLGFKDDLVTVKNGYGRNYLIPQGFAVLATPSAKKVLAETLKQRAFKEQKVIEDAKKTAEALNQLEIKITAKTGSGDKLFGSVTTINLAEALEKEGQSIERKYISINGGSVKRTGKYNAVIRLHREVIVDLPFEVVAEAK, encoded by the coding sequence ATGGAATTAATATTAAGAAAAGACGTAGATAATTTAGGATTCAAGGATGATTTGGTAACCGTAAAAAACGGTTACGGACGTAATTACTTGATTCCGCAAGGGTTTGCCGTACTGGCAACACCATCTGCCAAGAAAGTACTGGCAGAAACCCTGAAGCAAAGGGCATTCAAGGAGCAAAAGGTCATTGAAGATGCCAAGAAGACCGCAGAGGCCCTGAACCAACTGGAAATCAAGATCACTGCAAAAACAGGGAGCGGAGACAAACTCTTCGGTTCTGTTACTACGATCAACCTTGCAGAGGCACTGGAAAAAGAAGGGCAAAGTATTGAAAGGAAATACATCAGTATTAACGGTGGAAGTGTAAAACGAACCGGAAAATACAATGCTGTTATCCGACTGCACAGAGAGGTTATCGTCGATCTGCCATTTGAGGTTGTTGCAGAAGCGAAATAG
- the rpsR gene encoding 30S ribosomal protein S18 — MMSSIEQQAKGKKDGEIRYLTPLNIETTKAKKYCRFKKSGIKYIDYKDPDFLLKFVNEQGKILPRRLTGTSLKYQRKVSVAVKRARHLALMPYVADLLK, encoded by the coding sequence ATTATGTCATCTATCGAACAACAGGCCAAAGGTAAAAAAGACGGGGAAATAAGATATCTTACTCCTCTGAATATTGAGACCACCAAGGCTAAGAAATACTGCCGTTTTAAAAAGTCCGGAATAAAATATATCGACTATAAAGACCCGGATTTCCTGCTTAAATTTGTAAACGAACAAGGTAAGATATTACCCAGAAGACTTACGGGGACATCGTTAAAGTACCAGAGAAAAGTGTCTGTGGCCGTTAAAAGAGCCCGTCACCTGGCTTTAATGCCTTATGTAGCTGATTTGTTAAAATAA
- the rpsF gene encoding 30S ribosomal protein S6 translates to MNHYETVFILNPVLSETQVKEAVKKFEDFLISRGAEFVSKEDWGLKKLAYPIQHKKSGFYHLFEFKAPGEVLSPYETEFRRDERVMRYLTVKLDKHAVAWAEKRRKKLNQKA, encoded by the coding sequence ATGAATCATTACGAAACTGTTTTCATTCTAAATCCCGTTTTATCTGAGACCCAGGTAAAGGAAGCAGTTAAGAAGTTCGAGGATTTCTTAATCTCCAGGGGGGCGGAATTTGTATCCAAAGAAGATTGGGGGCTTAAAAAACTCGCCTATCCCATTCAACACAAAAAAAGCGGCTTTTATCACCTGTTTGAATTCAAGGCACCCGGGGAAGTTCTCAGTCCTTATGAAACCGAATTCAGAAGGGATGAAAGGGTTATGCGTTACTTAACCGTAAAACTGGACAAGCACGCTGTTGCCTGGGCAGAGAAACGAAGGAAGAAGTTGAACCAAAAAGCTTAA
- a CDS encoding LytR/AlgR family response regulator transcription factor: protein MKMNCIIVDDSNIQRMAVAKLINNNNSLELVAEYGNAIEAKNGLKLKKIDLIFLDIEMPIITGFDLLESLQDPPQVILITGKAEYALKAFDYDVTDYLHKPISSERFEMAVKRALEKHKLKTAAKEDDDYIFVKSNLKKHKVFLNEIKWIEALGDYVKLLTDEESIIVLSTMKSFEQELPEDRFMRIHKSFIINLDKVDRYNSRIVEVSGTKLPLSRNRKARLAELLGK from the coding sequence ATGAAGATGAATTGCATAATTGTAGATGATTCCAACATTCAGCGAATGGCAGTGGCTAAGCTTATCAACAACAACAATTCCCTCGAACTTGTCGCTGAATACGGAAATGCTATTGAAGCTAAAAACGGGTTAAAGCTAAAAAAAATAGACCTTATTTTCCTCGATATAGAAATGCCTATCATCACGGGGTTTGACCTCCTGGAGTCCCTGCAGGACCCGCCACAGGTCATCCTTATCACCGGTAAGGCTGAATATGCCCTGAAAGCTTTTGATTATGATGTTACCGATTACCTCCACAAACCCATTTCTTCGGAACGTTTTGAAATGGCGGTTAAGCGGGCACTGGAAAAACACAAGCTGAAAACGGCTGCCAAAGAAGACGACGATTATATCTTTGTAAAGAGCAATCTGAAGAAACACAAGGTTTTCCTCAATGAGATCAAATGGATCGAAGCACTCGGCGATTATGTAAAACTGCTTACCGACGAAGAGAGTATTATAGTGCTTTCTACCATGAAATCTTTTGAACAGGAACTTCCCGAAGACCGGTTTATGCGGATACACAAATCTTTCATTATAAACCTGGACAAGGTAGACCGGTACAACAGCCGTATCGTTGAAGTGAGTGGCACCAAACTTCCGCTCAGCAGGAACCGCAAGGCCAGACTGGCGGAATTGCTCGGCAAATAA
- the priA gene encoding replication restart helicase PriA encodes MQQQYFVDVILPIPVEKLFTYSISEREFGFIKPGMRIAVPFGKSKIYTALAYKLHRNPPQVYEAKEIHQILDETPVVTEQQLQLWFWMASYYMCAPGEVFRAAVPGVLLLESETIVFKNEKFREAEITLKDDEWLVYEALQHQPILKVTEIAAILDKKNVLPVLKRLLEKDVIRVKEEIHEQYRPKLVRFIRVAPAYDSEEALRELLDTLNRAPKQREVLLSLFSLSAGTIKPVKLKDLQEKTGASPAVINSLLEKEILEDYHIQTDRVGYSGKPVSDTKELNEFQTKALGGIREHFRARDVTLLYGITSSGKTEIYVKLMEEVLARGQQVLYLLPEIALTSQLIYRLQNYFGEKVSVYHSKYSNNERVEVWNNMLQGSSRTQIVLGARSSVFLPFSDLGLIIVDEEHEASFKQFDPAPRYHARDVAVVLGRFHEAKILLGSATPSVESSYNAKAGKYGLVGLKRRYGNVLLPEMELVDIKDKRKKKRMKGHFSDRLIEEIEASLAEGEQVILFQNRRGYAPVMECNTCGHSPQCPSCDVSLTYHQTRKQLRCHYCGYHMALPLSCVACGSSELDTRGFGTEQVEEELKSLFPEARTGRMDSDTTRGKYGYEKIITAFEQQETDILVGTQMLTKGLDFRNVSLVGIMNADSLLNYPDFRAFERSFQLILQVAGRAGRTEKRGRVIIQTYNPYHQILQQASMNRYGDMLTDQLNDRKQFRYPPFYRLIKISFRHKNYNTVREGAEWYTGALRNYFSTANWKREYILGPESPAVGRIRNRYIKDVLIKIPPGQNLKAVKEGIGRIHKSFSAIALYRSIRVAFDVDTY; translated from the coding sequence ATGCAACAACAGTATTTTGTAGACGTTATTCTGCCCATACCTGTAGAAAAGCTATTTACGTACAGCATTTCCGAAAGGGAATTCGGGTTCATAAAGCCCGGAATGCGGATTGCCGTACCGTTCGGAAAATCAAAGATATATACTGCACTGGCGTACAAATTGCACCGGAATCCGCCACAGGTTTACGAAGCCAAGGAAATACACCAGATACTGGACGAAACCCCGGTGGTTACGGAACAGCAGTTGCAACTGTGGTTCTGGATGGCTTCTTATTACATGTGTGCCCCGGGAGAAGTGTTCCGCGCCGCGGTACCCGGAGTGTTGCTGCTGGAAAGTGAGACGATCGTATTTAAAAATGAGAAATTCCGGGAGGCCGAAATAACTCTGAAAGATGATGAATGGCTGGTTTACGAAGCTTTGCAGCACCAGCCGATACTCAAAGTCACCGAAATTGCCGCAATCCTGGATAAAAAAAATGTCCTGCCCGTATTAAAGCGCTTGCTGGAAAAAGATGTGATCCGGGTAAAGGAAGAGATACACGAGCAATACCGCCCCAAACTGGTGCGGTTTATACGTGTGGCACCGGCTTACGATTCGGAAGAAGCTTTGCGGGAATTACTGGATACACTGAACAGGGCCCCGAAACAGCGGGAAGTATTGCTGTCCCTTTTTTCACTCTCTGCCGGTACTATAAAACCGGTAAAACTAAAAGACCTGCAGGAAAAGACAGGGGCTTCGCCCGCCGTGATCAACAGCCTGCTGGAAAAAGAGATTCTTGAAGACTATCATATACAGACGGACAGGGTGGGATATTCCGGCAAACCGGTAAGCGACACCAAGGAACTGAACGAATTCCAGACAAAGGCACTTGGCGGGATCAGGGAGCATTTCCGGGCCAGGGATGTTACGCTGTTATACGGCATTACATCATCGGGAAAAACCGAAATCTATGTAAAACTCATGGAAGAGGTCCTTGCCCGGGGGCAACAGGTGCTCTATCTGTTGCCTGAAATTGCACTTACCTCGCAGCTCATTTATCGCCTGCAAAATTATTTTGGTGAAAAAGTGAGTGTCTATCATTCCAAATATTCCAATAATGAAAGGGTAGAAGTGTGGAACAATATGCTGCAGGGATCGTCGAGGACACAGATCGTACTCGGTGCACGGTCTTCGGTATTCCTGCCTTTTTCTGACCTGGGACTGATTATTGTGGATGAGGAACACGAAGCCTCTTTTAAACAGTTTGATCCCGCTCCGAGATATCACGCCCGCGATGTTGCGGTAGTGCTGGGGCGGTTTCACGAAGCCAAAATACTATTGGGTTCTGCAACCCCGAGTGTAGAGAGCAGTTATAATGCCAAGGCGGGAAAGTACGGACTGGTAGGGCTGAAGCGAAGGTACGGCAATGTATTGCTGCCGGAAATGGAACTGGTGGATATCAAGGACAAACGGAAAAAGAAAAGGATGAAAGGCCATTTTTCCGACCGTTTGATCGAAGAGATCGAAGCCTCTCTTGCCGAAGGGGAGCAGGTCATCCTTTTCCAGAACAGGAGAGGCTATGCCCCGGTTATGGAATGCAATACCTGCGGGCACAGTCCGCAATGTCCCAGTTGTGATGTCAGCCTCACCTATCACCAGACCCGGAAGCAGTTGCGCTGCCATTATTGCGGTTACCACATGGCCTTGCCGTTGAGTTGTGTGGCCTGTGGCAGCAGTGAACTGGACACCAGGGGCTTCGGTACGGAGCAGGTGGAAGAGGAATTGAAATCACTTTTCCCTGAAGCACGGACAGGGAGGATGGATTCTGATACCACCCGCGGAAAATACGGGTATGAAAAGATCATTACTGCGTTTGAACAACAGGAAACGGATATACTCGTCGGTACACAAATGCTCACCAAGGGGCTGGATTTCCGGAATGTAAGCCTGGTGGGGATCATGAATGCCGACAGTTTACTCAATTATCCCGATTTCCGGGCCTTTGAAAGGAGTTTCCAGTTGATATTGCAGGTGGCCGGACGTGCGGGGAGGACGGAAAAGCGGGGGAGGGTGATTATACAAACCTATAATCCCTATCACCAGATATTACAACAGGCCTCCATGAACAGATACGGAGATATGCTCACCGACCAGTTGAACGACAGAAAGCAGTTTCGTTATCCTCCGTTTTACAGGCTGATAAAGATCTCTTTCCGGCACAAAAATTACAATACGGTACGGGAAGGTGCCGAATGGTATACCGGTGCCCTGCGCAATTACTTCAGTACTGCGAACTGGAAAAGAGAATATATCCTGGGGCCGGAATCACCTGCCGTGGGGAGAATAAGGAACCGGTATATCAAGGACGTTCTGATCAAAATCCCGCCGGGACAAAACCTGAAGGCGGTGAAGGAAGGGATAGGGCGCATTCACAAAAGCTTCAGTGCCATAGCGCTTTACCGGAGTATCCGGGTGGCCTTTGATGTGGATACGTATTAA
- a CDS encoding DUF2147 domain-containing protein produces MRQIVKLCSIFLLLGTLSATAQDIFGKWKTIDDETGREKSIVEIYREDGKVFGKVVKILNKDRQDAACDKCKGAKKDKPILGMVIIEDMEKDGEEYSGGSILDPNKGKEYRCKLWVDEDDPNKLNVRGYVAFFYRTQNWFRVK; encoded by the coding sequence ATGAGACAGATCGTAAAATTGTGTAGTATTTTTTTATTGCTGGGTACATTGTCGGCAACCGCCCAGGATATTTTCGGCAAGTGGAAAACCATTGATGATGAAACCGGACGGGAAAAATCGATAGTGGAAATATACCGGGAAGACGGAAAGGTGTTCGGGAAAGTAGTGAAAATACTGAACAAGGACAGGCAGGATGCCGCATGCGACAAGTGTAAGGGCGCTAAAAAGGACAAGCCCATTCTGGGAATGGTGATCATCGAGGATATGGAAAAGGACGGAGAGGAATATTCGGGAGGGAGCATCCTGGACCCGAACAAGGGAAAAGAATATCGCTGTAAGCTCTGGGTGGACGAGGATGATCCGAACAAACTGAATGTACGGGGGTATGTGGCCTTTTTCTATCGTACGCAAAACTGGTTTCGGGTGAAATAA
- a CDS encoding YihY/virulence factor BrkB family protein: protein MSIEIEEKLAKIPVINLLVAFFKKIKLRAFEGLSVYDLLEMYVLGIVKGALTYRASAISFSFFMAIFPFLLFVLNLIPYMPVQEGEFLQFIDGLLPPETAPYFGDIFSDIASKKRGSLLSSVFILSIFLMTNGINAVFGGFETSYHVKISRNVIRQYFIALGVAVIMALLLLLSVAAFVFFQTDIIDELSGKGYIENVELWINIGKYLFFVFIAYLFTAILYYFGTAEGRDTRFFSPGALLTTILFVLTSYFFGIYIKNFSQYNELYGSIGALLILMLYIWLNSNILLLGFELNASLRSLKRKF from the coding sequence ATGTCTATAGAAATTGAAGAAAAACTTGCTAAAATTCCGGTAATTAACCTTCTTGTCGCATTTTTCAAAAAGATCAAACTGAGGGCGTTTGAAGGGCTTTCGGTTTACGACCTGCTCGAAATGTATGTGCTGGGCATAGTGAAGGGGGCATTAACATACCGGGCGAGTGCCATTTCTTTCAGTTTTTTTATGGCTATTTTTCCGTTTCTGCTCTTTGTGCTCAATCTCATTCCGTATATGCCTGTACAGGAAGGTGAGTTCCTGCAGTTTATAGACGGGTTGCTGCCTCCGGAAACGGCTCCTTATTTCGGCGATATTTTTAGCGATATCGCCAGCAAGAAAAGGGGGAGCCTGCTGTCTTCGGTATTTATACTCTCCATTTTTTTAATGACCAACGGGATCAATGCCGTTTTCGGCGGATTCGAGACCTCTTACCACGTGAAGATAAGCAGGAACGTTATCCGGCAATACTTTATCGCTTTGGGAGTGGCGGTTATCATGGCACTGTTGCTGCTATTGTCCGTCGCGGCTTTTGTTTTTTTCCAGACCGATATCATTGACGAACTGAGCGGGAAGGGGTATATAGAAAATGTGGAACTCTGGATCAATATAGGTAAATACCTCTTCTTTGTCTTTATAGCTTATCTTTTTACCGCCATTCTCTATTATTTCGGTACCGCCGAGGGCAGGGACACCCGTTTTTTTTCTCCCGGTGCCTTGTTGACCACCATACTGTTCGTGCTGACATCCTATTTTTTTGGAATATATATCAAAAATTTTTCGCAGTACAACGAATTATACGGTTCCATAGGAGCCCTGTTAATATTGATGTTGTATATATGGCTTAACTCCAATATCCTGCTTCTCGGTTTTGAACTGAATGCTTCTCTTCGTAGCCTGAAGCGAAAATTTTAA